A single window of Ignavibacteriota bacterium DNA harbors:
- a CDS encoding cysteine desulfurase, whose amino-acid sequence MNFDIDVKYSSRQTKTFRKFSVDDVRKDFPILSRFVNGKPLVYLDNAATSQKPKSVIDTITNYYTYENANIHRGLHFLSELATESYENARLKVKEFLNAMSVSEIIFVRGATEGINLISNSLGRTDYFSEGDEIIISYMEHHSNIVPWQLLCERKNLKLKVVPINDKGEIIFEEYEKLISEKTKLISIVHISNALGTINPVKKIVEKAHEYNIPVVLDGAQAVSHVKVDVQNLDCDFYVFSGHKVFGPTGIGVLYGKTEFLDKMPPFQGGGDMIREVTFEGTTYDDLPQKFEAGTPNIVGGIALGTAIDYLTSFDPVEIERHESELLKYGTEKLLQIEGLKIIGTAKEKASVISFIIKDIHPYDIGTIIDTDGIAIRTGHHCTMPLIKRFGLPATARASFSLYNKIEEIDQLYYALLKVKKMFS is encoded by the coding sequence ATGAATTTTGACATTGATGTAAAATATAGTTCAAGACAAACAAAAACTTTCAGAAAGTTTTCCGTCGATGATGTAAGAAAAGATTTCCCTATCTTGAGCAGATTTGTAAACGGTAAACCATTAGTTTATTTGGATAACGCGGCAACTTCTCAAAAACCGAAATCAGTTATTGATACAATAACTAATTATTATACGTATGAAAACGCCAATATTCACAGAGGCTTACACTTTCTTAGCGAGTTGGCGACTGAATCATATGAAAACGCAAGATTGAAAGTAAAAGAATTTTTAAACGCAATGAGCGTTTCTGAAATAATTTTTGTACGCGGCGCGACCGAAGGTATAAATCTAATTTCAAATTCACTTGGCAGAACAGATTATTTTTCCGAAGGTGATGAAATAATAATCTCATATATGGAACATCATTCTAATATTGTTCCCTGGCAGCTGCTTTGCGAAAGAAAAAATCTAAAACTAAAAGTTGTTCCCATAAATGATAAAGGTGAAATCATTTTTGAAGAATATGAAAAATTGATTTCAGAGAAGACCAAATTAATTTCAATTGTACATATTTCAAATGCGCTCGGCACAATTAATCCTGTAAAAAAAATTGTTGAAAAAGCTCACGAATATAATATTCCCGTTGTTTTAGACGGAGCCCAAGCCGTTTCACATGTAAAAGTAGATGTTCAGAATCTAGACTGTGATTTCTATGTTTTTTCAGGTCACAAAGTTTTTGGTCCAACCGGGATTGGCGTACTTTATGGTAAAACAGAATTTTTGGATAAAATGCCTCCATTCCAAGGCGGCGGAGATATGATTAGAGAAGTAACATTTGAAGGTACAACCTATGATGATTTACCTCAAAAATTTGAAGCCGGAACTCCAAATATTGTTGGTGGAATTGCGCTTGGAACGGCTATCGATTATTTAACTTCTTTTGATCCCGTTGAAATAGAGCGGCATGAATCCGAATTATTGAAGTATGGAACGGAAAAATTGCTTCAAATAGAAGGACTTAAGATAATTGGAACAGCGAAAGAAAAAGCATCTGTCATTTCATTTATTATTAAAGATATTCATCCATATGATATTGGGACAATAATTGATACAGACGGTATTGCAATAAGAACCGGTCATCACTGTACAATGCCATTAATTAAAAGATTTGGTTTACCGGCAACTGCCAGAGCTTCATTTTCCCTGTATAATAAAATTGAAGAGATCGATCAATTATATTATGCGCTTTTAAAAGTAAAAAAAATGTTTTCTTAG
- a CDS encoding SUF system Fe-S cluster assembly protein: protein MIDKGYIEQKIISVLETVYDPEIPVNIYELGMIYNIKVDEEANVEITMTLTSPSCPVAESLPGEVRQRIKDIEDIKDVKINLVWEPPWNKDMMSDEAKLNLGFL, encoded by the coding sequence ATGATTGATAAAGGTTATATCGAGCAAAAAATAATTTCCGTGCTGGAAACTGTTTATGATCCTGAAATTCCGGTTAATATTTACGAACTTGGAATGATCTATAATATAAAAGTTGATGAAGAAGCAAACGTAGAAATTACTATGACGCTTACTTCGCCTTCTTGTCCTGTTGCGGAAAGTTTGCCAGGAGAAGTAAGACAAAGAATAAAAGATATTGAGGATATTAAAGATGTTAAAATCAATTTAGTTTGGGAACCGCCATGGAATAAGGATATGATGAGCGATGAAGCAAAATTGAATTTAGGTTTTTTATAA
- a CDS encoding BrxA/BrxB family bacilliredoxin, whose protein sequence is MFEINNSSPMYDPRAVQPMRDELTYVGFKELTSSDQVDAVLSKKNDETTFVFINSVCGCAAGSARPAVSLALQNNIIPDNIVTVFAGQDKEAVATVREKYLPKFPPSSPSAALIKNGEVIFMLPRHHIEGRSPEQIAEILQKVFSDNCKNNGPSISKEKYDKLIHAKMCGSKIPLNEE, encoded by the coding sequence ATGTTTGAAATAAATAACTCTTCACCAATGTACGATCCACGAGCGGTGCAGCCAATGAGAGATGAACTTACTTATGTTGGATTTAAAGAATTAACCAGCTCTGATCAAGTTGATGCGGTACTATCAAAAAAGAATGATGAAACAACATTTGTGTTCATCAATTCCGTATGCGGATGCGCAGCTGGCAGCGCAAGACCCGCTGTTTCATTGGCATTACAAAACAATATTATACCGGATAACATTGTAACCGTTTTTGCCGGACAGGATAAAGAAGCCGTTGCGACAGTAAGAGAAAAATATTTGCCCAAATTTCCTCCGTCTTCACCTTCCGCGGCACTTATAAAAAACGGCGAAGTGATTTTTATGCTTCCTAGGCATCATATTGAAGGCAGGTCTCCGGAACAAATTGCCGAAATTCTTCAGAAAGTGTTTTCAGATAATTGCAAAAATAACGGACCGTCAATTTCAAAAGAAAAGTATGATAAATTAATTCATGCAAAAATGTGCGGTTCAAAAATTCCCCTAAATGAAGAATAA
- a CDS encoding Rrf2 family transcriptional regulator, producing MKFTSQEEYGLRCLVRLGNSYDSGIGLTIPDISNNEGISEDNVAKTLRLLRLNGYLDSERGRNGGYTLTKHPKDILIGDVMNILGGKFFESTYCQIHSPDLVICTHSTDCSIRSFWQLIQKSIDQVMNNLTLQDLLNSEKTVFEETAKKIDLQQAS from the coding sequence ATGAAATTTACATCGCAAGAAGAATATGGTTTGAGATGTTTAGTTAGACTTGGAAATTCTTACGATTCCGGAATAGGATTGACTATTCCGGATATTAGTAATAATGAAGGAATTTCCGAAGATAATGTTGCAAAAACTTTAAGACTACTCAGACTTAACGGCTATTTGGACAGTGAGCGAGGACGAAACGGCGGATATACGTTAACCAAGCATCCAAAGGATATTTTGATTGGTGACGTAATGAATATTTTGGGCGGAAAATTTTTTGAATCGACTTACTGTCAAATACACAGTCCTGATTTAGTGATATGTACTCATTCAACGGATTGTTCAATTAGATCATTCTGGCAGCTAATTCAAAAATCTATAGACCAGGTAATGAATAACTTAACATTACAGGATCTGCTAAATTCGGAAAAAACCGTTTTTGAAGAAACAGCAAAAAAAATTGATCTGCAGCAAGCAAGTTAA